A portion of the Algisphaera agarilytica genome contains these proteins:
- the cyoE gene encoding heme o synthase, with translation MSSVPPPEPAASLPSSTTTDAAAPRAYTLRDRWADYKTLVKPSITRMVVITTAIGFALAVRSGHSWTWLMLIGTLGGTALSCMAASVYNQAYEHRTDAMMPRTAKRPLAAKRLPMGEALALGTSLMLAGQAMLCMFGTPLASGVAAFTILSYALIYTPLKRVSPISLYVGAVPGALPPVIGYAAVTGSLFTPDAAAAWIIFLIMALWQVPHFLAIGYMYRKDYAAADLAMHAVRDPSGRSSFRNSILTCLVLLPAGLAPTFLGFAGWISFSVALLSGLVFLGLSIQWAMRPGLTSARRVFFASLIYLPVVLAVIMIDAR, from the coding sequence GTGAGCTCCGTCCCCCCGCCCGAACCCGCCGCCTCGCTGCCGTCATCCACGACGACCGACGCCGCTGCGCCCCGGGCCTACACGCTGCGTGACCGCTGGGCCGACTACAAAACCCTGGTCAAGCCCAGCATCACCCGCATGGTGGTCATCACCACGGCGATCGGCTTCGCCCTCGCAGTCCGCAGCGGGCACTCGTGGACCTGGCTGATGCTCATCGGCACGCTCGGAGGCACCGCACTCTCATGCATGGCCGCCAGCGTCTACAACCAGGCCTACGAACACCGCACCGACGCGATGATGCCCCGCACCGCCAAACGGCCCCTCGCCGCCAAGCGTCTGCCCATGGGCGAGGCGTTGGCGTTGGGCACCAGCCTCATGCTGGCCGGGCAGGCGATGCTGTGCATGTTCGGCACGCCGCTGGCTTCGGGCGTCGCCGCGTTCACGATCCTCAGCTACGCACTGATCTACACCCCGCTCAAACGCGTCTCGCCGATCTCGCTGTACGTCGGCGCGGTGCCCGGGGCGTTGCCACCGGTCATCGGCTACGCCGCGGTCACCGGCAGCCTCTTCACCCCGGACGCCGCCGCTGCGTGGATCATCTTCCTGATCATGGCGTTGTGGCAGGTGCCCCACTTCCTGGCGATCGGCTACATGTACCGCAAGGACTACGCCGCGGCCGACCTGGCGATGCACGCAGTGCGTGACCCCTCGGGTCGGTCATCGTTCCGCAACTCGATCCTGACCTGCCTGGTGCTGCTGCCGGCCGGTTTGGCTCCGACGTTTCTCGGCTTCGCGGGATGGATCTCATTCAGCGTCGCGCTGCTGTCCGGGCTGGTGTTCCTGGGGCTGTCGATCCAGTGGGCGATGCGTCCCGGACTGACCTCGGCCCGCCGGGTGTTTTTCGCTTCGTTGATCTACCTGCCGGTCGTGCTCGCGGTCATCATGATCGACGCCCGCTGA
- a CDS encoding COX15/CtaA family protein, whose product MNTTAPNPDPATAPEQPLYPPYRRWVHVLALLLVAATFVLIAIGGHVTSKDAGMAVPDGFTTFGVWSLIAPLETWWYDEGTRLEHSHRLKGYVVGSLTIAVLVAVMFTQRRRRWVKGLAWGLLAFVILQGIMGILRVDEVSIFLAGIHGVTGQIFFCLTVLMATAVSRFWMSRPTDSDEERHRRTLRIAPLLLLAGLLVQLMLGSAVRHSQSALAIPDWPFHYGQVMPPMSQPDIDAAVAAVPDDERAERFAPLRVDAETGEVLPGTYETWQVHLHFTHRLGAYALFIIGIGFAAWVWRSYPGQMAVLLPATLFAIFLLLQVGLGVMTVLSGEHYTLATSHQSVGAILFATATWMTVRLHLVPPASSRPANIPVAAGDATTEIFRKSSPNLDADPALTRDQAPSPAQDPQPQTVHA is encoded by the coding sequence ATGAACACCACAGCTCCGAATCCTGATCCGGCGACGGCGCCCGAGCAGCCGCTGTACCCGCCCTATCGCCGATGGGTCCACGTCCTGGCGTTACTCCTTGTTGCAGCAACCTTTGTGTTGATTGCGATCGGCGGCCACGTGACCAGCAAAGACGCCGGGATGGCCGTGCCCGACGGGTTCACGACCTTCGGCGTGTGGTCCCTGATCGCCCCGCTCGAAACGTGGTGGTACGACGAGGGCACCCGCCTAGAGCACTCGCACCGGCTCAAGGGCTACGTCGTGGGCAGCCTGACCATCGCGGTGCTCGTCGCGGTGATGTTCACCCAACGCCGCCGCCGGTGGGTCAAGGGCCTGGCCTGGGGCCTGCTGGCCTTCGTGATCCTGCAGGGCATCATGGGCATCCTCCGGGTCGATGAGGTCTCGATCTTCCTCGCGGGGATCCACGGCGTCACGGGGCAGATCTTCTTCTGCCTCACGGTGCTGATGGCCACGGCGGTGAGCCGGTTCTGGATGAGCCGACCGACCGACAGCGATGAAGAACGCCACCGGCGCACGCTGCGGATCGCCCCGCTGCTGCTGTTGGCCGGGCTCCTGGTTCAACTCATGCTGGGCTCGGCGGTGCGTCACAGCCAGTCGGCCCTGGCGATCCCGGACTGGCCGTTCCACTACGGCCAAGTCATGCCGCCGATGAGCCAACCCGACATCGATGCCGCGGTCGCGGCCGTGCCCGACGACGAGCGGGCCGAGCGCTTCGCGCCCCTGCGTGTCGATGCCGAGACCGGCGAGGTGCTGCCGGGAACCTACGAAACCTGGCAGGTCCACCTGCACTTCACCCACCGACTCGGGGCCTACGCTCTGTTCATCATCGGTATCGGCTTCGCCGCCTGGGTCTGGCGCAGCTACCCCGGACAGATGGCTGTGCTGCTGCCCGCCACGCTGTTTGCCATTTTCCTGTTGCTGCAGGTCGGGTTGGGCGTGATGACCGTGCTCTCCGGCGAGCACTACACACTGGCCACGTCACACCAATCCGTGGGCGCGATCCTCTTCGCCACCGCGACGTGGATGACTGTCCGGCTGCACCTGGTGCCCCCCGCCTCCAGCCGACCGGCCAATATCCCGGTCGCCGCGGGCGACGCCACCACCGAGATCTTCCGCAAGTCTTCGCCGAATCTCGACGCCGATCCGGCGCTGACGCGAGACCAAGCGCCCTCACCCGCCCAAGACCCACAGCCCCAGACCGTCCACGCGTGA
- a CDS encoding glycoside hydrolase family 88 protein, with the protein MSLGATAQGIDVDAVFTTIDQRVTAMAAEATAASAGSSTMYPNSYIAGDSGWTHREVGGWTTGFYPGILWKMYEQTGKSEYKTQAESWTMALIGLESDDAVTQTYLDAFNFRPSDHDIGFVFNTAFGNAYRITGEERYKAVLNEAAERLDNRFDPSYQAIKSWDWGTWNEVVIIDNMINLELLWDVAAEGGPSSYADHALAHAQTTAEYHVRNDGTTYHTVEFGFPTPQAGTYQGYEDESTWARGQAWGIYGFTMAYREAISASVSTSEADALLDIATDLADYFLANLPDDNVPFWDFELFLGDPDLFDKDTSAAAITASALIELSQLVDDPDEEQRYFEAAEDILEALLSATYFAADATGESRLLLHGVGAHPDAVANGQYDDETLIYGEYYLIEALQRYQAVPEPAGLLTLGLVVPVLMRRRVAPTSL; encoded by the coding sequence TTGTCCTTAGGTGCAACCGCCCAAGGGATCGACGTCGATGCGGTGTTTACCACGATCGACCAGCGCGTGACCGCCATGGCTGCTGAAGCCACCGCCGCCTCGGCGGGCAGTTCCACGATGTACCCCAACTCGTACATCGCGGGTGATTCTGGTTGGACCCACCGCGAAGTCGGCGGATGGACCACCGGTTTCTACCCCGGCATCTTGTGGAAGATGTACGAGCAGACCGGCAAGAGTGAATACAAAACACAGGCCGAGTCGTGGACCATGGCGCTCATCGGGCTCGAGTCCGACGACGCGGTGACGCAGACCTACCTTGATGCGTTCAACTTCCGCCCGTCCGATCACGACATCGGCTTCGTCTTCAACACCGCGTTCGGCAACGCGTACCGGATCACCGGCGAAGAGCGTTACAAAGCGGTCCTCAACGAAGCCGCCGAGCGCCTCGACAACCGATTCGACCCGAGCTACCAGGCGATCAAGTCCTGGGACTGGGGCACGTGGAACGAGGTGGTGATCATCGACAATATGATCAACCTCGAATTGTTGTGGGACGTCGCGGCGGAGGGCGGGCCGTCGAGCTACGCCGACCACGCACTGGCCCACGCCCAGACCACGGCCGAGTACCACGTCCGCAACGACGGCACGACCTATCACACCGTCGAGTTCGGCTTCCCCACGCCCCAGGCGGGCACCTACCAGGGCTACGAAGACGAATCGACCTGGGCCCGCGGGCAGGCTTGGGGGATCTACGGCTTCACGATGGCCTACCGCGAAGCGATCTCGGCTTCGGTCAGTACGTCGGAGGCCGACGCCTTACTCGACATCGCCACCGATTTGGCGGATTACTTCCTCGCCAACCTGCCCGATGACAACGTGCCGTTCTGGGATTTTGAGCTCTTTCTCGGCGACCCCGATCTGTTTGATAAGGACACCTCCGCCGCGGCCATCACCGCCTCGGCCCTGATCGAGTTGTCGCAGCTGGTCGACGACCCCGACGAAGAGCAGCGGTACTTCGAAGCCGCTGAAGACATCCTCGAAGCGTTGCTTTCGGCGACGTATTTCGCCGCCGACGCCACCGGCGAATCGCGTCTGCTGCTGCACGGCGTCGGCGCCCACCCCGACGCGGTCGCCAACGGACAATACGACGACGAGACGCTGATCTACGGCGAGTACTACCTGATCGAAGCGCTGCAGCGTTACCAGGCGGTGCCCGAACCCGCGGGTTTGCTGACGCTCGGGCTGGTCGTTCCCGTGCTGATGCGTCGGCGTGTCGCGCCAACTTCACTCTAG